In Microbulbifer sp. THAF38, the sequence CCGCAACACCAAAAATGGACAGGTGCGGCCGGGCATAGGCGAGTAAACGTCGGTAAGTGTGTGCCCCTTGCTGAGGTTTACTGGGGGGCATGGTAACTTTCTTCATACAGACCAATGACTGGACTCACCCCAAAAACCCTAGGGTAATGGGGCGAGTGCGCTCGCAGGGCTAGCAGGGATAAGAGTCCATACCGGACCTTAAAACGAAGCCAAGCGTGCTAGTTCTCTTCTGGTTGCCGTGTAGTAATGCTTAGGTTGACAAAACCTAACTGTCCAGCGGCATCCATTGCCCGCACCACGGCCTGATGGTGAGCTGTGGCGTCGGCGGTTATCACAAGCGGGCGATTGTACTCGCCTGCAGAAACTTCCGACAGCGCAGATTTCAAAGTGGTCAACTTTTTATTGATCAACCCCTGACCATTCACTGAATAAGAGCCATCGGCACTGATCAGAATTTCAACAGCTCGAGACTGTTCCTCCGCCTGGGGCCCCGCGGCCTCGGGCAAATTCAATTTCAGATGACTCTCTTTGGTGAACGTGGTCGACACCATAAAGAAAATCAGCAGGAGAAAGACCACATCGATTAATGGCGTAAGGTTTACCCCATCCTGCTCTTTGGTTTGGCGGCGAAATTGCATGGATGGCTACCTCACTCAGGCCGCATTTTCAATTTTGCGATCACTGTGCAAAGCATCCACCAGCTTCACGGCTTCCTGTTCCATGGTGACCACGATAGTATCCACACGGCGCTGGAAGTACCTGTGCGCCATCAATGCCGGAATCGCCACAGTCAAACCCGCCGCCGTAGTAATCAGAGCCTGGCTGATACCACCGGCCAAAATACCCGCATTACCGGTGCCCTCCAACATAATGGCTGTGAACACCTGAATCATGCCGATTACCGTTCCAAGCAAACCAATCAATGGCGCAACGGCGGCAATGGTGCCCAGAGCATTGAGGAAACGTTCCAGCTCATGCACTACCTGGCTCGCAGTCTCTTCAATACTGTCTCTCATCACCTCACGACCATGGCGGGAGTTGGAAAGACCTGCGGCAAAAATTCTTCCAAGTGGACTGGAATCACGCAGCTCTTTCAGTTTCTCACCATTGACCTGATTGCTTTTCAGCCACCCCCACACTTCTCCAAGTAAAGTGCGCGGTGCAATGCGCTGGGGATTCAGCGTCCAAAAACGCTCAATGCTAATAGCAATAACAGCAACGGAACACAACAGGATCGGCAACATCAGCCAGCCGCCAGATTTTATTATTTCAAACACTTTTCTTGGCCCTAAACAGCGAGAGGGATTTCTGGAATTTTTCTGCATCTTAGACGCAGGAGTCGCACTTTATCACAGCTACTCTCGGCGGCTAAGTCTTCCACTAGGCTCAGCCTCACCATTGTGATCGGCATACCAAAACCGTGGCGCGGAACGCCCCAGATTTATTGCAGGTTCCGAAGTGCTTTTGTGCCAATGTAATTCGATAGCCCCACTCTGGGCCGTATTGAAAATTTGCGTGTCCATCGCGCGGTAGCGTGCAACTACGTCCGCATGCGGATGGCCAAAATGATGGCGATAACCCGCACTGAATATGACTCGTTCAGGCTTTGCCCAACTCAACAAGGCCTGCGATGAAGATGTCTTGGAGCCGTGATGCGGTGCCACCAGTAAATCCACTGGCCTCTGCATTGGATAGAGTTCCACAAGGCTGCGTTCTACCGAACTGGTGATATCACCAGTGAGTAATATACGTATTTGCTGCCACTCAATCAGAGCCACACAGCTCTGGTAATTCTCCTCACCATCCATCGCTTTTTGCAGTGGCCACAACCAATGCACAGAGAGATCACCAAAGAAAACCGTTTCACCCGCAACACAGGAATTCGCATGAATATCAGAGCCTCTCGTCAGCTTCTCTCCCAGCTGCCCTGGAGCATAGAAATTGTTGACAAACAAAGACTGCAACAGCGCTTCCACCCCACCGGCATGATCCCTGTCTCCGTGGCTCACGACTAACGCATCGAGTGCACTCACACCCGCTCCACTCAAATAAGGGGCAACAATGGCACCTCCAGCACTCCAACCCGATGAGGAGACTGGACCGGTGTCGAAGACAAGGCGCGCCTCTTGGGTGCGAATTGAAAGGGCCAACCCCTGGCCGACATCCAAAGCGGTGAAAGTAAGACCTTGGCGACCAGTAGCCGACATAGGCAATAGAGGTTGCAGTAATGGAAGTAGAAACAGGAGCCCCAGATAGCGCCCCGGTACCCCCCTAGGCAAAATCAGTAATAAGGCGCCCAGTGCGGATAAGACGAGCAGGGTTGCGCTTTGAGGTGGCAACAAAGGCTGCCAGGTAGGTACAAAATCCCCCGCATTCTCCAGCATTTCCATCAGAAGAGTCAGCTGCCAATCGGCAAACTTAAAGCACCAGATTCCTGGAATGGTCCCCATCAGTAAGGTACCTAACATCAAGGCCGGCAGTATTAGCAAGCCAAGCCAGGGGATTGCCAGCAGGTTCAGCAGTATCCCACCCGAGCTGTAGCCGGAAAAATATACTACCGAGGGCAGAATCAAACCCAGCGCCACCAGCCATTGGCTGCGCAATAATTGAACAAAGGTGGCAAACCTGCGTAAAAGCCAGGCTTTCATGCGCTTTTTCATCCCCACATGAGCGCATGTTTCACCACCTTCCACACCGATCTCCGCCGCCCTCGCCTGCCAAACGGAACTGCGCCCTGAAAACCCCAAAAGAAGCGCACCCACCGCGGTGAACGACAGCCAAAACCCTACTCCGAAGAAAGCCAATGGCTGAATAGTCAGCACTAGCGCCAAAGCGAGAGAAAAGGCCAAGCCAGCGCCTACTCTTCGCCGCCAATGCCAGGCCAGCAACAAGACCCAAGTCATCACCAAGGCCCTTTGGGCTGAAAGAGGCGCACCGGCCAAAAGGGTGTAGATCAGGGTGCCAAGGAGCGCCAGAAGCAGCGGCAACCACCTGGGGCTGGCACCCAGTAACACCCCCAAAGTTCGGGCCAAAACCTGCCCCAGCAAAAGTAAAAATCCAGCCACCATACCCACATGCAAGCCCGATATGGCCAAAAGGTGTGCGGTCCCTGTCTCCCTTAAGAGGTCCTTATCGGCATGGGAAAGACCACTGCGGTCTCCCAATAGCAGCGCTGTGACCAAGGCACTCTGATTTATCGGTAGCTTTTGAATCTTCTCCCTCAGAGTGTCTCGCAAGGCAGATAGCCCTAAACTCTGCCCTAACCACTGCGGATCACCATTTTGAGTACGCACATAGCCCGTTGCGTAGACGCCACGCCGTAAAAGCCAGCCCTCATAATCGAAGGTATGGGGATTCACACTACCGCGCGGGCGCTTTAATCGCACCGATAACAACCAGCGACTATTACCGCGCAAACGCGCCTGCACCTCTTCATCTGCTCGATACCAGGTGAGATAGAGGAGACTGCCTGAATCAATACCCCCTGCCCCCGCCTCCAAGACCCTCGCCTGGAAGCGTATATCCCTAGTGCCGCCACCCTGTAATGCGTGGTTATTTCTTACTTCGGGTAGGGATACAACCTCAACTCTTAGGCGTTGATCAATGCCATGTGCAGTTTCGGGTAAACGCTGCTCAAGCGCAGTTTTATTGCTCGATAGCGCCCAAAGAGCCCCGAGTAATGAGATGACAAGTAATAGAGAGAGGAAGCGTCTTTGAGGAAGAGAAAGCAACAGTAGTAAAACAACCAGGTATACCCACAGTACCGCTCCTATTTCCGGCAAAACAGGCAGCATGCCAATAACTGCAACTGACAGAGAGAACATCCAAAGAGCTAGAGTGAGGCTCCATGGCCACAGGGTAGATTTGTGCCCCAGCCTCACACCGAGGCTGTTCGTTTTTTGTGCAACCTCTTTGGCACCCATCCCTGTAAAAGCCCTGTAATAACAACACATTGATTAATTTGATTCACCATATGAAACAGGTACCTTAGAACCATAAAACACCTGTAATCGGCGCGCCATGCCGCATTGTGACTGCCTTAACTGTTATTCATGGCACCTGTTGGTCATATTTTTTTAAGAAAAATGCCATGTTTAACATGTTTGTAATATTCAGGTCGCAGAATCCGCACCAAATCGAGGGGCAACCAAAAGATTGAACGGAAGGCTTCCCCTCAACCCACAACCATAAACTGTGCGAGACGACTATGAATAAGACCGCTCTCTCTCTGGCCATTGTTGCCATGATCCCTACTCTGGCCAGCGCCCAAGAAGAAGGCGATGTCCTCGACTTTTACGGCAAAGCCAATGCTACCTTTCAGTCTGCTGACGAAGGTGATGGCTCTGTAACCGACGTTCAAAGCAACGCTTCCCGCTTGGGTGTTAAGGGCGAGATCGCCCTGACCGACGGCATCAAGGGTATCTATCGTATGGAATACGAAGTAGATATGGACGGCGACGCTGACGATACTTTCTCCCAGCGCAACATCTACGCAGGCCTGGAAGGCGGCTTCGGTCAGGTAATCGCGGGTAAGTTCGATACCCCACTGAAGGTTGCTCAGAAGAAAGTTGACCTGTTCAACGACCTGGAAGGCGATATCAAAAGCCTGATCACCAGCAGCGACAACCGCGAAGAAGACGCTCTGCAGTACACTACTCCGTCTTTCGCTGGCTTCAAAGCTTCTGCTGCTTACATTAGCAACAAAGAT encodes:
- a CDS encoding biopolymer transporter ExbD, whose product is MQFRRQTKEQDGVNLTPLIDVVFLLLIFFMVSTTFTKESHLKLNLPEAAGPQAEEQSRAVEILISADGSYSVNGQGLINKKLTTLKSALSEVSAGEYNRPLVITADATAHHQAVVRAMDAAGQLGFVNLSITTRQPEEN
- a CDS encoding MotA/TolQ/ExbB proton channel family protein; amino-acid sequence: MFEIIKSGGWLMLPILLCSVAVIAISIERFWTLNPQRIAPRTLLGEVWGWLKSNQVNGEKLKELRDSSPLGRIFAAGLSNSRHGREVMRDSIEETASQVVHELERFLNALGTIAAVAPLIGLLGTVIGMIQVFTAIMLEGTGNAGILAGGISQALITTAAGLTVAIPALMAHRYFQRRVDTIVVTMEQEAVKLVDALHSDRKIENAA
- a CDS encoding DNA internalization-related competence protein ComEC/Rec2; this encodes MGAKEVAQKTNSLGVRLGHKSTLWPWSLTLALWMFSLSVAVIGMLPVLPEIGAVLWVYLVVLLLLLSLPQRRFLSLLLVISLLGALWALSSNKTALEQRLPETAHGIDQRLRVEVVSLPEVRNNHALQGGGTRDIRFQARVLEAGAGGIDSGSLLYLTWYRADEEVQARLRGNSRWLLSVRLKRPRGSVNPHTFDYEGWLLRRGVYATGYVRTQNGDPQWLGQSLGLSALRDTLREKIQKLPINQSALVTALLLGDRSGLSHADKDLLRETGTAHLLAISGLHVGMVAGFLLLLGQVLARTLGVLLGASPRWLPLLLALLGTLIYTLLAGAPLSAQRALVMTWVLLLAWHWRRRVGAGLAFSLALALVLTIQPLAFFGVGFWLSFTAVGALLLGFSGRSSVWQARAAEIGVEGGETCAHVGMKKRMKAWLLRRFATFVQLLRSQWLVALGLILPSVVYFSGYSSGGILLNLLAIPWLGLLILPALMLGTLLMGTIPGIWCFKFADWQLTLLMEMLENAGDFVPTWQPLLPPQSATLLVLSALGALLLILPRGVPGRYLGLLFLLPLLQPLLPMSATGRQGLTFTALDVGQGLALSIRTQEARLVFDTGPVSSSGWSAGGAIVAPYLSGAGVSALDALVVSHGDRDHAGGVEALLQSLFVNNFYAPGQLGEKLTRGSDIHANSCVAGETVFFGDLSVHWLWPLQKAMDGEENYQSCVALIEWQQIRILLTGDITSSVERSLVELYPMQRPVDLLVAPHHGSKTSSSQALLSWAKPERVIFSAGYRHHFGHPHADVVARYRAMDTQIFNTAQSGAIELHWHKSTSEPAINLGRSAPRFWYADHNGEAEPSGRLSRRE
- a CDS encoding porin, yielding MNKTALSLAIVAMIPTLASAQEEGDVLDFYGKANATFQSADEGDGSVTDVQSNASRLGVKGEIALTDGIKGIYRMEYEVDMDGDADDTFSQRNIYAGLEGGFGQVIAGKFDTPLKVAQKKVDLFNDLEGDIKSLITSSDNREEDALQYTTPSFAGFKASAAYISNKDEVIGYEIVGQDDDGNDILGKEIKRNNGISTSIAYDNNGVYMAYAFDQDVEGQDVDVQRFVAQYNIGPVQVGALFEDQENADGENADGWMGSVAYKIEQWTLKAQYGQSDIKKEDGETYSLGVDYKFNSAAKVFGFYTDETADGDYDRSYAGIGAEYKF